One Candidatus Korarchaeum sp. DNA segment encodes these proteins:
- a CDS encoding ABC transporter permease, whose amino-acid sequence MQEFKIKEREISKFELWRETLKKWWFRFSKSTLSIVGFAISATCVLLAVLAPFIAPYPEHAGWYVNLDEALQPPSLKHPFGTDHYGRDVLSRVIFGMRYSFILVGVVLPLVIPTGVILGVLAGYFRGSLIDHIVMRLSDIFVSVPPLVMALAIASVMKPSMINSMIAVSLTWWPWYARLAYSTVSSLKNEYYVIYSEITGVNKLAIMFKEILPNCLGPILTKATLDVGWVILVGAALSFIGLGAQPPTPDLGTMVAEGSHLLPASWWVTIFPAMTISIIILGFNLLGDGIKDVFSEERY is encoded by the coding sequence ATGCAGGAGTTTAAAATTAAAGAGAGAGAAATAAGCAAATTCGAGCTTTGGAGAGAGACGCTTAAGAAGTGGTGGTTCAGATTCTCGAAAAGTACGCTATCGATAGTTGGTTTCGCTATCTCAGCCACCTGCGTATTGCTCGCGGTATTAGCACCGTTCATTGCTCCGTATCCTGAGCACGCCGGGTGGTACGTGAACTTAGATGAAGCTTTACAACCTCCCAGCCTCAAGCACCCGTTCGGTACTGACCACTACGGTAGGGATGTATTGAGTAGGGTTATCTTCGGGATGAGGTACTCCTTCATACTCGTAGGAGTCGTGCTACCGCTGGTGATACCTACAGGAGTCATCCTAGGCGTGCTAGCAGGGTACTTCAGAGGTAGCTTAATAGACCACATAGTGATGAGGCTCTCGGATATCTTCGTCTCCGTTCCTCCGCTCGTGATGGCACTCGCGATAGCATCTGTGATGAAGCCCAGCATGATAAACTCAATGATAGCTGTCTCCCTGACTTGGTGGCCTTGGTACGCTCGCTTGGCCTACTCGACAGTCTCCTCCCTCAAGAACGAGTACTACGTGATATACTCAGAGATAACAGGGGTGAACAAGCTGGCTATAATGTTCAAGGAGATACTGCCCAATTGCCTAGGTCCGATACTTACGAAGGCAACGCTGGATGTAGGCTGGGTGATCTTAGTTGGAGCGGCTCTGAGCTTCATCGGTCTCGGAGCGCAACCCCCAACTCCTGACCTAGGGACCATGGTCGCTGAGGGATCGCACCTACTCCCCGCGAGCTGGTGGGTCACCATATTCCCCGCGATGACGATCTCAATAATAATCTTGGGATTCAACTTGCTGGGAGATGGAATAAAGGACGTGTTCTCAGAGGAACGCTATTAG
- a CDS encoding ABC transporter permease, producing the protein MRRDLMRFIASRILLILFALFGLSVLIFVLARVLPGDPARMAAGWAAPDYAVEAMRKKLGLDKPLPLQYVSWLSDVLKGDLGYSIYTRRSVTIDAMQYLPKTLELILLTEIFSILGGIILGTLAGAFPYRLPDNVVRVLAYVAISMPAFVWAIILQLIFARAIPLFPAGGQLSPEVIPPPQITGFIMLDSLISGRLDCFMDALHHTILPALSLSFGSMMQNARILRMGMTDIRGKDFMLLGDALGLPFRLRVLRYQLKPASIPAITAMGMSVGADLANAFLVENVYNWPGFSRYGVTAMLNKDLNAIVAVVLVVGVVYAIANFIVDLMVIWLDPRIRHGVRSS; encoded by the coding sequence ATGAGAAGAGATCTCATGAGGTTTATCGCCAGCAGGATACTCTTGATACTATTCGCTCTCTTCGGTCTATCGGTGCTCATCTTCGTACTAGCAAGGGTTCTCCCGGGAGATCCCGCGAGGATGGCTGCGGGATGGGCGGCTCCGGATTACGCAGTAGAAGCCATGAGGAAGAAGCTGGGTCTGGACAAACCACTACCCCTGCAGTACGTAAGTTGGTTGAGTGATGTACTTAAGGGGGATCTCGGTTACTCTATCTACACGAGGAGGAGCGTTACCATAGATGCAATGCAGTACCTTCCTAAGACGCTGGAGCTCATACTACTCACAGAGATATTCTCGATCCTCGGGGGAATAATCTTAGGTACGCTTGCGGGGGCGTTCCCCTACAGGTTGCCGGACAACGTAGTGAGAGTTTTAGCTTACGTAGCTATCTCAATGCCCGCATTTGTCTGGGCAATCATCTTACAACTCATATTTGCTCGTGCTATCCCACTGTTCCCAGCCGGAGGGCAATTAAGCCCCGAGGTAATCCCTCCACCTCAGATAACCGGGTTCATAATGCTCGACTCCTTGATCTCAGGGAGGCTCGATTGCTTCATGGATGCGCTTCACCATACGATACTACCCGCACTCTCCCTGTCATTTGGCTCGATGATGCAGAACGCGAGGATTCTCAGGATGGGTATGACCGATATCAGGGGGAAGGACTTCATGCTTCTTGGCGATGCTCTTGGGCTACCCTTCAGGTTGAGGGTCCTCAGGTATCAGCTGAAGCCCGCCTCAATTCCCGCCATCACGGCGATGGGTATGAGCGTAGGTGCCGATCTAGCTAATGCGTTCCTCGTCGAAAACGTGTACAACTGGCCGGGGTTCTCGAGGTACGGGGTCACCGCCATGTTGAACAAGGACCTGAATGCTATAGTGGCTGTGGTCCTCGTAGTCGGTGTTGTTTACGCAATAGCTAACTTTATCGTGGATCTGATGGTGATATGGCTCGATCCAAGGATAAGACACGGTGTGAGGAGTTCTTGA